One Nocardiopsis gilva YIM 90087 genomic window, CCCAGCATCTCCTCAAGGCCGGTCCTGTCCTCCTTGGCGATTGGAAGGTCGTAGTTGAGGGTGACGTCGACGTAGGACACCGCATAGCTGCACTGGAAGCCCTCGTACGGCTGCCACTCCCCCGGCCCCGCGTCACCCTTCTGCATATTGGCCGGACCGTCCGAGGCAAAGAGGTTGTCCGGATCGTTGGCGAACTGCACACGCTTGTCGCGGTCCCACTCGCTGGCGCCCATCCGCCACGCGAGCGACAGCGGGACCAGGTGGTCGACCTGGACCGCCTGCGGCTTGTCGGCGCTGAACTCGATCATCTCGCCGGTGTAGGGGTCCTCCAGCGTTCCCTCCAGCACCTTGCAGTCGGCGTTGACGCGGGCGCCCTCCAGATCGCGGGCGAGGATGTCGTTGCGGGTGGAGCATCCGTTCTTGTCGGTGTCGATCCAGGGGGAGCCGAACTCCTTGCGTTCGTAGTCGCCGCGGGGCTGCGGCTCGGCGACCTTGATCTCCTTCAGATGTTGCCGCGCCTCGGCGACCTCCTGGCCGGTTGGGTTCCAGCGGTCGTCGGACGAGCCGGAGGACGAGGCCCCCGGGTCAGAGCCGACCGAGGAGGAAGAACCGGAACCCCCGCCTCGTCCCAGGAGGTCGCCCGCCGTCTCGAAGAAGTTCTTACCCGTCAGTGCGGAGATGAGGGCGGCGAGCACGAGCAGTACGACCACAGAGGCGAACAGCCCGGTCAGCCGTCTCTTGGTGAGCGCGCCGGACGCACGGGGGGAGGGACGGTTCATTCGGTTCTCCTGCGTGCACGTCAGAGGGAGGGAGATAGGAGGGGCCAGACCGCCGGAAAATCCGGGAGGAAACCGGCCAGACATGATCATGCCGGATCGCGCGATCCCGTCTCCCCTCCGACGGCGTGCCGCTGCTCTCATTCGCGCCGTCCTCGCCGGGTGAGCGGCTCTCCTGATCCCCAGGAGCCTCCTCGGACGCTGTGTCCTCCACCGTGTTCACGACGTCCTCGGGGAGGCGGCCTCGGGGGCGGTCGATTCGGCCTGTTCCGGCCGCGCGCCGACCGTCGCATCCGCTCCCGACTCGGGACACCCCCGGGCCTCGTCGTCCCCGTTGCCCTCCGCGTCCTCCTCCCGGCGCTCGTCACCCTCCTCATCCGCGTCCTCGGAACCACGCTCGGCGACCCGGCGCACCGCCTGCTCGCGCCGCTCCACCAGCCGGGTCGCGCGGGCATGGCGGCGGGCAGCGATCTCGGCCCGGGCGGCGGCGGTGCGGGAGGTCGGCCACATCGAGTCGATCTCGGCGTTGAGCAGGGAGCCCGCGAGGACCGCCATCGCCACCACCCAGAACCACGCCAGGATCGCGATCGGCGCCGCGAGCGATCCGTAGATGGTGACCTCACCGAAGGAGCGGCCCAGGTAGACGCGCAGGAGTGCCGATCCCAACATCAGGATGAGCGTCGCCAGCACGGCGCCCGGCAGGTGGCGGCGCAGGGGCATGCGCACCGGGACGACCAGCGCGTAGAGCATGGCCACGGCGGTCACCGAGACACCACCGACGACCGGCCAATAGGCGACGTTCAGCCGCCCCACGGTGACCGGGAGCAGTTCCTGCACCAGATCCGGCCCTGCCACCAGAACCGGCAGCACGACGAGGGCGAACAGCAGGCCGCCGAGGTAGGCGACGAACGCCAGGACCCGCTGACGGAAGTAGCCGCGCAGCCCTTCCAGCCCGTAGGCGATGGTGATGGCCTCGATGAAGACGTTCATCGCGCGCGAGCCCCACCACAGCGACACGAGGAAGGTGAGGGAGAGGACGTTGGCCTGGGCGCCGCGCAGGAAGTCATCGATCAGGGGGACGACGACCGTGCTCACGACCTCGGCGGTCACCGCCTTCGTCGCCAGGTCGAGGATCCATTCGCGAATCTCCAGAACGGTCTGCGCCCCCAGCACGGCTCTGAGGTGGCCGAGGGTGCCCACCAGGCCCAGCAGCAGCGCGGGGAGCGACAGCAGGGCGAAGAACGCCGATTCGGCGGAGAGGCCGATGAGGCGGGTTCGCCCGGCCGAGCGGCCGGTGCGCACGATGAGGAGGACGAGGCTGCCCAGACGTGGATGCCGGGCGCGTGCCTCGTCGACACCGCGCCAGATTCGTTCCCACAAACCCCACACGCGGTCCAAGGTAGGTGTCGCCGCACAGCCAGCACCGCTGCCGATGGCCCATCCGCGCACATCCATACGCATTCGATGGACGATCGTGACCAGCGCCAGGCAAGAGCTGCAGGAAGGGGCCACGCCCCGCACCCGCCCGGACACACCGCCGAACCTCCGGACGTGACGTGCTTCACGGCGCACAGCCACGGTCGATCCCTGGACAAACCAACCCGCGCCATGTCATCGTCAAGGGCATGACCGCTGTTCTGGACCCGATGCTCCGCGTGCGCCGCCACGTGGACTTTCTGCGGGTCAGCAGCGCTATCTGTCGCAACGTCGGCTAGACCCCGCCACCACCGTGTGATCGATTCCGCCCGTATTCCTGGGGCGTGAGCGGCGCCGACGTATACCCATCACCCGTAGACGAGCTACGTGACCAGAGCACAACGACGTGCCGGACACGGAGCCCGGCGGTGATGCGCGCGGCGGCCGCTCCCCGCCCCCCGCGCACTCTTCGGAGGACTCCGCGATGCCTCCCACATCCGCACCGGCCGGCTCCGCACCCGCCGCCCCCACCGACCGCGTCGGCAAGCCTCGGCCGCGCCGCGGCGAGGGCCAATGGGCCCTCGGCTATCGGGAACCGCTGAACAAGAACGAGGAGAACAAGAAGAACGACGACGGGCTCAACGTCCGGCAACGGATCATCGACATCTACTCCAAGGCCGGATTCGACTCCATCGACCCCGCTGACCTGCGCGGCCGTTTCCGCTGGTTCGGGTTGTACACGCAGCGCGCGCCGGGCATCGACGGCGGCAAGACCGCCGTCCTGGAGCCCGAGGAGCTCGACGACCGCTACTTCATGCTGCGGATCCGCATCGACGGCGGCCAGCTCAGCGCCGCGCAGCTGCGCACCGTCGCCGAGATCTCCACGGCCTACGGCCGCGACACCGCCGACATCACCGACCGGCAGAACGTCCAGCTGCACTGGGTGCGCATCGAGGATGTGCCCACCATCTGGGAGAAGCTGGAGGCCGTGGGGCTGAGCACGACGGAGGCCTGCGGCGACACCCCGCGCGTCATCCTGGGCTGCCCGCTCGCCGGGATCGCCGACGACGAGATCGTCGACGCCACCGACCAGATCCACCAGATCTACGACGACCACATCGGCAGCCCGCTGTTCTCCAACCTGCCGCGCAAGTTCAAGAGCTCGATCTCCGGGTGCTCCTCCTACTGCACCAACCACGAGATCAACGACGTCGCGTTCGCGGGTGTGGTCGGGCCGGACGGCACGCCGGGCTTCGACCTGTTCGTCGGGGGCGGGCTGTCCACCAACCCGATGTTCGCCAAGCGGCTGGGGACGTTCGTCCGCCCGGAGCAGGTCAGCGAGGTGTGGGCGGCGGTCTGCTCGATCTTCCGCGACTACGGCTACCGGCGGCTGCGGCACCGCGCGCGGATCAAGTTCCTGATCAAGGACTGGGGCGCGGAGAAGTTCCGTGAGGTGCTGGAGAAGGAGTACCTGGGCTACGCCCTGCCCGACGGCCCCGAGCCCGAGCTCCAGCAGGGGATGCGCCGGGACCACGTCGGCGTGCGCCGGCAGCGCGACGGGCGCAACTACGTCGGCTTCGCCCCCAAGGTGGGCCGGGTCTCCGGGACCAAGCTGGCGCGCGTGGCCGACATCGCCGAGGCGCACGGCTCGGACCGGATCCGCACGACGGCCGACCAGAAGCTGGTCATCCTCGACATCGAGGACGACCAGGTCGACTCGATCGTCGCGGCGCTCGAGGCCGAGGACCTGGAGGTGCGGCCGAGCGTGTTCCGGCGCCAGACCATGGCCTGCACCGGTATCGAGTTCTGCAAGCTCGCCATCGTCGAGACCAAGGGGCGGGGCGCGTCGCTCGTCGAGGAGCTGGAGCGGCGGCTGCCGGACTTCCCGGAGCCGATCACGATCAACCTCAACGGGTGCCCCAACTCCTGCGCGCGCATCCAGGTGGCCGACATCGGGCTCAAGGGCCAGCTGGTCACCAACGCCGACGGCGAGCAGGTGGAGGGATACCAGGTGCACCTGGGCGGGGGCCTGGGGCTCACCGCCGGGTTCGGCCGCAAGGTGCGCGGGCTGAAGACGACGGCCGAGGATCTGCCCGACTACGTCGAGCGGGTGCTGCGCCGCTTCCTGGAGACCAAGGAAGACGGCGAGGCGTTCGCGACGTGGGTCGGCCGGGCCGAAGACAGCGACCTCAAGTGAGTGAGACACGTGAGTGAACGGGCGGCACCGCACTACTGCCCCTACTGCGGAGACGAGGACCTGATGCCGCACGAGGGCGATGCGGAAAAGGGCGCGGGATACGCCTGGGACTGCATGTCGTGCGCACGGGTGTTTCGAGTGAAGTTCGTCGGACTCCGCGCGGCCGCCGTGGCCAGCGTGGAGAGACATACGGACGGGACGGTGGAGAACGCATGAACGTCGCACTGGAGGACAGCCAGGCCCTGGCGGAGCGGGCCTCGGAGGAGCTGGAGGAGGCGAGCACGCAGGAGATCATCCAGTGGGCCGCCGAGACCTTCGGCGACCGGCTGTGCCTGACCTCCTCGATGGCCGACGCTCTCATGGTGGACCTGGTGTCGGGCGTCAAGCCGGGCGTCGACGTGATCTTCCTGGACACCGGCTACCACTTCGCGGAGACGATCGGCACGCGTGACGCTGTGGCGCAGGTGTACCCGATCAACCTGATCAACGTGAAGCCGTTGCGCACAGTGGATGAGCAGGACCGCGACCTCGGGCCGAGGCTGCACGGGCGCAACCCCAACATCTGCTGCTACCTGCGCAAGGTGGAACCCCTGCAGAGGGCACTCGAACCCTACGATGCCTGGATCAGCGGCCTGCGCCGGGACGAGTCGGTGACGCGGCGCAACGTGGGCGTGGTGCAGTGGGACCCCCGCAAGAAGATGGTCAAGGTCAACCCCATCGCGCGGTGGACCCAGGACGACGTGGACGCC contains:
- a CDS encoding HNH endonuclease family protein: MNRPSPRASGALTKRRLTGLFASVVVLLVLAALISALTGKNFFETAGDLLGRGGGSGSSSSVGSDPGASSSGSSDDRWNPTGQEVAEARQHLKEIKVAEPQPRGDYERKEFGSPWIDTDKNGCSTRNDILARDLEGARVNADCKVLEGTLEDPYTGEMIEFSADKPQAVQVDHLVPLSLAWRMGASEWDRDKRVQFANDPDNLFASDGPANMQKGDAGPGEWQPYEGFQCSYAVSYVDVTLNYDLPIAKEDRTGLEEMLGTC
- a CDS encoding YihY/virulence factor BrkB family protein; the encoded protein is MWGLWERIWRGVDEARARHPRLGSLVLLIVRTGRSAGRTRLIGLSAESAFFALLSLPALLLGLVGTLGHLRAVLGAQTVLEIREWILDLATKAVTAEVVSTVVVPLIDDFLRGAQANVLSLTFLVSLWWGSRAMNVFIEAITIAYGLEGLRGYFRQRVLAFVAYLGGLLFALVVLPVLVAGPDLVQELLPVTVGRLNVAYWPVVGGVSVTAVAMLYALVVPVRMPLRRHLPGAVLATLILMLGSALLRVYLGRSFGEVTIYGSLAAPIAILAWFWVVAMAVLAGSLLNAEIDSMWPTSRTAAARAEIAARRHARATRLVERREQAVRRVAERGSEDADEEGDERREEDAEGNGDDEARGCPESGADATVGARPEQAESTAPEAASPRTS
- a CDS encoding putative leader peptide — protein: MTAVLDPMLRVRRHVDFLRVSSAICRNVG
- a CDS encoding nitrite/sulfite reductase; translation: MPPTSAPAGSAPAAPTDRVGKPRPRRGEGQWALGYREPLNKNEENKKNDDGLNVRQRIIDIYSKAGFDSIDPADLRGRFRWFGLYTQRAPGIDGGKTAVLEPEELDDRYFMLRIRIDGGQLSAAQLRTVAEISTAYGRDTADITDRQNVQLHWVRIEDVPTIWEKLEAVGLSTTEACGDTPRVILGCPLAGIADDEIVDATDQIHQIYDDHIGSPLFSNLPRKFKSSISGCSSYCTNHEINDVAFAGVVGPDGTPGFDLFVGGGLSTNPMFAKRLGTFVRPEQVSEVWAAVCSIFRDYGYRRLRHRARIKFLIKDWGAEKFREVLEKEYLGYALPDGPEPELQQGMRRDHVGVRRQRDGRNYVGFAPKVGRVSGTKLARVADIAEAHGSDRIRTTADQKLVILDIEDDQVDSIVAALEAEDLEVRPSVFRRQTMACTGIEFCKLAIVETKGRGASLVEELERRLPDFPEPITINLNGCPNSCARIQVADIGLKGQLVTNADGEQVEGYQVHLGGGLGLTAGFGRKVRGLKTTAEDLPDYVERVLRRFLETKEDGEAFATWVGRAEDSDLK
- a CDS encoding phosphoadenylyl-sulfate reductase, which produces MNVALEDSQALAERASEELEEASTQEIIQWAAETFGDRLCLTSSMADALMVDLVSGVKPGVDVIFLDTGYHFAETIGTRDAVAQVYPINLINVKPLRTVDEQDRDLGPRLHGRNPNICCYLRKVEPLQRALEPYDAWISGLRRDESVTRRNVGVVQWDPRKKMVKVNPIARWTQDDVDAYMEENGVIVNPLQYDGYPSIGCAPCTRPVAEGEDPRSGRWAGMGKTECGIHL